A genomic region of Conger conger chromosome 6, fConCon1.1, whole genome shotgun sequence contains the following coding sequences:
- the LOC133130422 gene encoding guanylate-binding protein 1-like isoform X1 yields the protein MEGPVCLIENTSAGELQVNQEALVILNSIRQPVVVVSIVGMYRTGKSYLMNRLAGKTTGFSLGSTVQSETKGIWMWCVPHPSRDDQTLVLLDTEGLGDVRKGDEKNDTWIFALAILLSSTLVYNSMRTIDHQALRSLHYVTELTNHIKVKSSMLGEVETTSDYAQFFPSFVWTVRDFTLDLQFDGTSITADEYLEKSLKIQSGNSPQMAYSNDISGCIQNFFLTRKCFVLNRPVSQSKLKVLDQLCNTDLDPGFVQQVTDFCSYIFNHSKEKTITGGAVVTGSMLGNLAVTYVDAIRSGTVPCLENGMAALSQMKNSAAVEESFALYKRLLGERVVLNPRTGAIGEEELSAIHDVCLQEALQLFKANSFKDEDERYQKDLIERIKEVYDGKCSENAELSRCLSLLQQLSGKLNHGSYLRPGGYVAYRLQLDSIVQLYRATPGKGVQADQVLDAFLKDQQENKRVIRMTEKVLAQRENLLREDRVLAERHRYQAEAEAAQRATRKMEQRLEELRACGVQMDQ from the exons ATGGAGGGGCCAGTTTGTCTGATTGAGAACACAAGTGCAGGTGAACTGCAGGTGAACCAGGAAGCCCTGGTGATTCTGAACTCCatcaggcagcctgtagtggtGGTGTCCATCGTAGGGATGTACCGCACAGGCAAATCTTACCTGATGAACAGACTGGCTGGGAAGACCACAG GGTTCTCCTTGGGCTCCACTGTCCAGTCTGAGACAAAGGGCATCTGGATGTGGTGTGTGCCCCACCCCAGCAGGGATGACCAGACTCTGGTCTTGCTGGACACGGAGGGTCTGGGGGATGTGAGAAAG GGTGATGAGAAGAATGACACCTGGATCTTTGccctggccattctcctgagCAGCACCTTGGTGTACAACAGTATGAGGACCATCGACCATCAGGCACTGAGGAGCCTGCA CTATGTGACGGAGCTGACGAACCACATCAAGGTGAAGTCCAGCATGCTGGGTGAGGTTGAGACAACCTCCGATTATGCCCAGTTCTTTCCCTCTTTTGTGTGGACTGTGAGGGACTTTACTCTGGACCTCCAGTTTGATGGGACGAGTATCACCGCAGATGAGTACCTGGAGAAATCTCTGAAGATTCAGTCAG GGAATTCTCCACAAATGGCTTATAGCAATGACATCAGCGGCTGCATCCAAAATTTCTTCCTGACCCGGAAGTGCTTTGTGCTGAACCGACCTGTCTCCCAGAGCAAGCTGAAAGTCCTTGATCAACTTTGCAACACTGATCTGGACCCTGGCTTTGTCCAGCAAGTAACAGACTTCTGTAGCTACATTTTCAACCATTCGAAGGAGAAAACAATCACTGGTGGAGCCGTAGTCACTGGAAGTA TGCTGGGGAACCTGGCGGTGACATACGTGGATGCCATTCGGAGTGGGACTGTTCCGTGTTTGGAGAACGGGATGGCAGCGCTGTCGCAGATGAAGAACTCGGCGGCAGTCGAGGAGTCTTTCGCCCTCTACAAGCGGCTGCTGGGAGAGCGGGTGGTCCTGAATCCCAGGACAGGGGCGATTGGAGAGGAGGAGCTTTCTGCCATTCATGACGTGTGCCTGCAGGAGGCACTCCAGCTCTTTAAGGCCAACTCCTTCAAGGATGAAGACGAACGCTATCAGAAAGATCTCATT GAGCGGATAAAGGAGGTGtatgatgggaaatgtagtgaGAACGCAGAGCTCTCTCGCTGCCTCTCATTACTGCAGCAGCTGTCGGGTAAACTGAATCACGGTTCCTACCTCAGACCTGGCGGATATGTAGCCTACAGACTGCAGCTAGACTCCATAGTTCAACTCTACAGAGCTACACCTGGGAAAGGTGTACAG GCTGACCAGGTCCTTGATGCCTTCTTAAAGGACCAACAGGAGAACAAGCGAGTCATTCGGATGACTGAGAAAGTTCTGGCTCAGCGGGAGAACCTTCTGAGGG AGGACAGAGTCTTAGCTGAGAGGCATCGATATCAAGCAGAAGCAGAGGCGGCTCAGAGGGCAACAAGGAAGATGGAGCAGAGGTTGGAA GAGCTGAGAGCCTGTGGCGTTCAGATGGATCAGTAG
- the LOC133130422 gene encoding guanylate-binding protein 1-like isoform X2, with translation MWCVPHPSRDDQTLVLLDTEGLGDVRKGDEKNDTWIFALAILLSSTLVYNSMRTIDHQALRSLHYVTELTNHIKVKSSMLGEVETTSDYAQFFPSFVWTVRDFTLDLQFDGTSITADEYLEKSLKIQSGNSPQMAYSNDISGCIQNFFLTRKCFVLNRPVSQSKLKVLDQLCNTDLDPGFVQQVTDFCSYIFNHSKEKTITGGAVVTGSMLGNLAVTYVDAIRSGTVPCLENGMAALSQMKNSAAVEESFALYKRLLGERVVLNPRTGAIGEEELSAIHDVCLQEALQLFKANSFKDEDERYQKDLIERIKEVYDGKCSENAELSRCLSLLQQLSGKLNHGSYLRPGGYVAYRLQLDSIVQLYRATPGKGVQADQVLDAFLKDQQENKRVIRMTEKVLAQRENLLREDRVLAERHRYQAEAEAAQRATRKMEQRLEELRACGVQMDQ, from the exons ATGTGGTGTGTGCCCCACCCCAGCAGGGATGACCAGACTCTGGTCTTGCTGGACACGGAGGGTCTGGGGGATGTGAGAAAG GGTGATGAGAAGAATGACACCTGGATCTTTGccctggccattctcctgagCAGCACCTTGGTGTACAACAGTATGAGGACCATCGACCATCAGGCACTGAGGAGCCTGCA CTATGTGACGGAGCTGACGAACCACATCAAGGTGAAGTCCAGCATGCTGGGTGAGGTTGAGACAACCTCCGATTATGCCCAGTTCTTTCCCTCTTTTGTGTGGACTGTGAGGGACTTTACTCTGGACCTCCAGTTTGATGGGACGAGTATCACCGCAGATGAGTACCTGGAGAAATCTCTGAAGATTCAGTCAG GGAATTCTCCACAAATGGCTTATAGCAATGACATCAGCGGCTGCATCCAAAATTTCTTCCTGACCCGGAAGTGCTTTGTGCTGAACCGACCTGTCTCCCAGAGCAAGCTGAAAGTCCTTGATCAACTTTGCAACACTGATCTGGACCCTGGCTTTGTCCAGCAAGTAACAGACTTCTGTAGCTACATTTTCAACCATTCGAAGGAGAAAACAATCACTGGTGGAGCCGTAGTCACTGGAAGTA TGCTGGGGAACCTGGCGGTGACATACGTGGATGCCATTCGGAGTGGGACTGTTCCGTGTTTGGAGAACGGGATGGCAGCGCTGTCGCAGATGAAGAACTCGGCGGCAGTCGAGGAGTCTTTCGCCCTCTACAAGCGGCTGCTGGGAGAGCGGGTGGTCCTGAATCCCAGGACAGGGGCGATTGGAGAGGAGGAGCTTTCTGCCATTCATGACGTGTGCCTGCAGGAGGCACTCCAGCTCTTTAAGGCCAACTCCTTCAAGGATGAAGACGAACGCTATCAGAAAGATCTCATT GAGCGGATAAAGGAGGTGtatgatgggaaatgtagtgaGAACGCAGAGCTCTCTCGCTGCCTCTCATTACTGCAGCAGCTGTCGGGTAAACTGAATCACGGTTCCTACCTCAGACCTGGCGGATATGTAGCCTACAGACTGCAGCTAGACTCCATAGTTCAACTCTACAGAGCTACACCTGGGAAAGGTGTACAG GCTGACCAGGTCCTTGATGCCTTCTTAAAGGACCAACAGGAGAACAAGCGAGTCATTCGGATGACTGAGAAAGTTCTGGCTCAGCGGGAGAACCTTCTGAGGG AGGACAGAGTCTTAGCTGAGAGGCATCGATATCAAGCAGAAGCAGAGGCGGCTCAGAGGGCAACAAGGAAGATGGAGCAGAGGTTGGAA GAGCTGAGAGCCTGTGGCGTTCAGATGGATCAGTAG